The following proteins come from a genomic window of Musa acuminata AAA Group cultivar baxijiao chromosome BXJ1-7, Cavendish_Baxijiao_AAA, whole genome shotgun sequence:
- the LOC135678632 gene encoding probable histidine kinase 4 translates to MGLKTGAGGEKRWWWNRNVIMVLWVMLSVGFCIGLHCHMRTESMRKAEETLTSMCEERARMLQEQFAVSVNHVHALAILVSTFHYQKSPPALDQETFADYTASTAFERPLLNGVAYAQRVVHAERQLFENQQGWMIKTMKRDPSPVQDEYAPVIYSQETVSYIEALDMMSGEEDRENILRARATGKAVLTRPFRLLESNHLGVVLTFPVYLLDLPDDATAEERVRATAGYLGGAFDVESLVENLLRQLAGNQEIMVNVYDVTNASEPLIMYGTNPPDDHMLLSHVSMLDFGDPFRKHQMKCRYREKPPVSLSSITTPSGIFVICMLVGYIGYAAWSHYDNVKEDFRKMEELKKQAEAADVAKSQFLATVSHEIRTPMNGVLGMLDMLLDTNLNLTQKDYAQTAQVCGRALISLINEVLDRAKIEAGKLEIESVPFDLRSILDDVISLFSAKSREKGIELAVYVSERVPSILMGDPGRFRQIITNLVGNSVKFTERGHVFVQVHLVEHVNMAMNATAETGLNGHVNEVNKKSATTVFNTLSGLEVADSRNSCESFKLLLSHGASLSCTFGGGSVPESIADKVTLMVSVEDTGIGIPVHAQDRVFTPFMQADSSTSRNYGGTGIGLSISKCLVELMGGKINFISQPHVGSTFMFTAVLQKCGKSAGVDTKRSLSEVLPTCFRGMRVTLVDRRAVRAAVTKYHLQRLGIIIEDVSTGNEVLCALSGQNDCLNSSQPGKQPSILLIEKDSWDPKVDVHIQNQLLEYKEAGRIQVVPKVVLLLTIESDKTRAGSHVDAIIVKPLRASTIATCFQQMLGMGKCQNKDTLNGSTSLRGLLDGKNILVVDDNKVNLRVAAAALKKYGAKVVCVESGKSALSLLQHPHKFDACFMDVQMPEMDGFEATRQIRLMENKANEEAPLEEGSVKAKWRLPILAMTADVIQATHEECVKCGMDGYVSKPFEEAQLYQAVARFVVSQPIPDS, encoded by the exons ATGGGTCTGAAGACGGGGGCGGGTGGTGAAAAGAGGTGGTGGTGGAACCGAAATGTGATCATGGTGCTCTGGGTGATGCTTTCGGTAGGCTTTTGCATAGGTTTGCATTGCCATATGAGGACAGAAAGCATGAGGAAGGCAGAGGAGACATTGACGAGCATGTGTGAGGAGAGGGCAAGAATGCTGCAGGAGCAGTTTGCTGTAAGTGTCAACCACGTGCATGCTCTAGCGATCCTTGTGTCGACCTTTCACTACCAGAAAAGCCCACCCGCCCTTGATCAG GAGACTTTTGCAGATTACACAGCAAGTACAGCTTTTGAGAGGCCATTGTTGAATGGTGTGGCTTATGCACAACGGGTTGTCCATGCTGAAAGACAACTGTTTGAGAATCAGCAGGGCTGGATGATCAAGACTATGAAACGGGATCCATCTCCTGTACAAGATGAGTATGCCCCTGTGATTTACTCTCAGGAGACTGTCTCCTACATTGAAGCCCTTGATATGATGTCCGGAGAG GAAGATCGTGAAAATATCTTAAGGGCTAGAGCAACCGGAAAAGCTGTTCTTACAAGGCCCTTCAGACTTTTGGAGTCTAACCATCTGGGTGTGGTTCTAACATTTCCTGTATATTTGTTAGATCTTCCTGATGATGCTACAGCTGAAGAGCGTGTGAGAGCAACTGCAGG GTACCTTGGAGGAGCTTTTGATGTTGAGTCTCTCGTGGAAAATCTATTACGCCAGCTTGCTGGCAATCAGGAAATCATGGTCAATGTATATGATGTCACAAATGCATCTGAACCATTAATAATGTATGGAACCAATCCTCCTGATGATCACATGTTACTTTCACATGTCAGTATGCTTGACTTTGGAGATCCATTCAGGAAACACCAAATGAAGTGCAG ATACCGTGAGAAGCCTCCAGTTTCACTATCATCAATTACTACGCCATCTGGTATTTTTGTGATCTGTATGCTGGTAGGTTACATAGGTTATGCTGCTTGGAGTCACTATGATAATGTTAAAGAAGATTTTCGTAAAATGGAAGAGCTAAAGAAGCAAGCAGAAGCTGCAGATGTTGCTAAATCTCAG tttcttgCTACTGTCTCTCATGAAATCAGAACACCTATGAATGGAGTCCTTG GAATGCTCGATATGCTTTTGGACACAAACCTGAATTTAACTCAGAAGGATTATGCACAAACTGCTCAAGTCTGTGGAAGGGCACTGATATCGTTGATTAATGAAGTACTTGACCGAGCAAAAATTGAAGCTGGCAAGTTAGAGATAGAGTCGGTTCCATTTGACCTGCGATCAATCCTAGATGATGTGATATCATTGTTTTCtgcaaaatcaagagaaaaaggaaTTGAG CTAGCTGTTTATGTTTCTGAGAGAGTTCCTAGTATTCTCATGGGTGATCCTGGGAGATTTCGGCAAATTATTACAAATCTTGTTGGGAACTCAGTCAAA TTTACAGAGAGAGGTCATGTTTTTGTCCAAGTTCATTTGGTTGAGCATGTGAATATGGCGATGAATGCAACAGCCGAAACAGGTTTAAATGGACATGTCAATGAAGTGAACAAGAAATCAGCCACTACTGTGTTCAATACATTAAGCGGTCTAGAAGTTGCTGATTCTAGAAATTCATGTGAAAGTTTTAAGTTGTTGCTCTCTCATGGGGCATCTCTATCCTGCACATTTGGAGGTGGGTCAGTTCCTGAAAGTATTGCTGATAAAGTAACTCTAATGGTTAGTGTTGAAGATACAGGGATAGGCATCCCGGTTCATGCCCAAGATCGAGTTTTCACACCTTTTATGCAGGCTGACAGCTCAACTTCCAGGAATTATGGTGGAACCGGTATTGGCTTGAGCATCAGCAAATGTCTGGTTGAACTTATGGGTGGGAAAATAAACTTCATTAGTCAGCCTCATGTTGGAAGCACATTTATGTTCACTGCAGTCCTCCAGAAATGTGGAAAAAGTGCTGGTGTTGATACAAAGAGATCTCTTTCTGAAGTTCTGCCTACCTGTTTTAGAGGAATGAGAGTAACTCTAGTTGACAGGAGAGCAGTCAGAGCTGCCGTAACAAAATACCATCTACAAAGGTTGGGCATAATCATTGAAGATGTTAGTACTGGCAATGAAGTTCTATGTGCACTATCTGGACAAAAtgattgtttaaactctag TCAACCTGGGAAACAACCATCCATATTGTTAATTGAGAAAGATTCATGGGATCCAAAGGTGGACGTTCATATTCAGAATCAACTCTTGGAATACAAAGAAGCTGGTCGCATACAAGTTGTGCCGAAAGTTGTTCTTCTATTGACCATTGAATCTGATAAAACAAGGGCTGGATCTCATGTTGATGCTATAATTGTGAAGCCTCTGCGGGCAAGCACCATAGCAACATGCTTTCAACAGATGCTGGGGATGGGaaaatgtcaaaataaagatacacTTAATGGTTCAACTTCCCTCCGTGGCTTGTTGGATGGGAAGAACATATTGGTGGTTGATGATAATAAGGTGAATCTTAGGGTTGCTGCTGCTGCACTGAAAAAGTATGGCGCAAAGGTTGTGTGTGTTGAAAGTGGCAAAAGTGCTCTTTCCTTGCTCCAACACCCACATAAGTTTGATGCTTGCTTCATGGATGTGCAGATGCCAGAGATGGATGG ATTTGAGGCAACACGCCAGATACGCCTAATGGAGAACAAGGCAAATGAAGAAGCTCCTCTGGAAGAAGGTTCGGTGAAGGCTAAATGGCGCTTACCTATCTTGGCGATGACTGCTGATGTTATCCAAGCAACACACGAGGAGTGTGTGAAATGCGGAATGGACGGGTATGTCTCCAAGCCTTTCGAGGAAGCTCAGCTATATCAAGCAGTTGCCAGATTTGTGGTTTCCCAACCCATTCCAGACTCTTGA